The DNA region GTTGGACAACGCCGACGCCTGGGACATCGACTCCAAGCTCGAACTGGCCATGGACGCGCTGCGCTGCCCGCCGCCGGACGCCGAGGTGACCCAGCTCTCCGGTGGCGAGCGCCGCCGGGTGGCGCTGTGCAAGCTGCTGCTGGAGGCGCCGGACCTGCTGCTGCTCGACGAGCCCACCAACCACCTGGACGCGGAGAGCGTGCAGTGGCTGGAGCAGCACCTGGCCAAGTACCCCGGCACCGTGCTGGCGATCACCCACGACCGGTACTTCCTGGACAACGTGGCCGGCTGGATCCTGGAGCTGGACCGGGGCCGGGCCATCGGCTACGAGGGCAACTACTCCACCTACCTGGAGAAGAAGGCTGCCCGGCTCTCCGTCGAGGGGCGCCGCGACGCCAAGATGAAGAAGCGCCTCTCCGAGGAGTTGGAGTGGGTCCGCTCCAACGCCAAGGCCCGGCAGACCAAGTCCAAGGCCCGTCTGGACCGGTACGACGAGATGGCCGCCGAGGCGGAGAAGACCCGCAAGCTGGACTTCGAGGAGATCCAGATCCCGCCGGGCCCGCGCCTGGGCAACACCGTCATCGAGGCGCAGAACCTGACCAAGGCCTTCGGCGACCGGGTGCTGATCGACAACCTGTCGTTCTCGCTGCCGCGTAACGGCATCGTCGGCATCATCGGCCCGAACGGCGTCGGTAAGACCACCCTGTTCAAGACCATCGTCGGGTTGGAGCAGCCGACCAGCGGCTCGGTCCGGGTCGGCGAGACGGTCTCGCTGTCCTACGTCGACCAGAACCGGCAGGGCCTGGACGGCGACAAGACCGTCTGGGAGGTCGTCTCCGACGGGCTGGACTACCTCATGGTGGGCAAGGTCGAGATGCCCTCCCGGGCCTACATCGCGGCCTTCGGGTTCAAGGGGCCCGATCAGCAGAAGCCGACCAAGGTGCTCTCCGGCGGCGAGCGGAACCGGCTCAACCTGGCGCTCACCCTCAAGATCGGCGGGAACGTGATCCTGCTCGACGAGCCGACCAACGACCTGGACGTGGAGACCCTGTCCAGCCTGGAGAACGCCCTGTTGGAGTTCCCCGGCTGTGCCGTGGTGATCTCCCACGACCGGATGTTCCTGGACCGGGTGGCCACCCACATCCTGGCCTGGGAGGGCGACGAGGAGAACCCGGCCAAGTGGTTCTGGTTCGAGGGCAACTTCGAGGCGTACGAGAAGAACAAGGTCGACCGACTCGGCGCGGAGGCGGCCCGACCGCACCGGGTGACCTACCGCAAGCTGACCCGCGACTGACCGGCGAGCGACCGTCTTGGCTGATCGGTTCATCTATCACTGCACCCTGCGCTGGTCCGACCTGGACGCGTACGGCCATGTCAACAACGCCCGGTTCCTGACCCTCTACGAGGAGGCCCGGGTGGCGTTGATGTTCGTCGGCGCCCGGGCGCGGGGGATCGACTCGTTCGCCGACGGGGTGGTCATCCGTCGGCACGAGGTCGACTACCTGCGCCCGGTCGACTACTCCCTGGCTCGGGCCAGCGCGGAGGCGGCCCCCACGGTACGCATCGAGATGTGGGTGGAACGCGTCCGCGCCGCCTCCTTCATCCTCGGCTACGAGATGTACGACGGAGAACTGCTGGTCAGCCAGGCGCGCTCGGTGCTGGTGCCGTTCGACCTGGTCCGGCAGGTGCCCCGGCGACTCACCGAGCAGGAACGCGCCCTCCTGCTCGAATACGCCCCGGACGAGGTGGCATGAGCGAGGGCGGCGCGGCACCGGAGTCCGGTGCCGCGCAGACCCGGCACGGGATCGAGGGGGTCGCCGACGCCGGGGCCTTCCTGGCTCGCCTGGTCCGCCTGGAGCCGGCCGCCCTGGTGCGGCTGCGTCCGGCCGGTACGCCGGGGCGTACGGCCCTGTGGGCTCGGCTGCCCTGGGGGGTGCTGGCCGTGCGGACGGTCTCCGGCCCCGGTGCCGGGGACGTCACCGTGGCCGCCGGGCAGTTGCTGGCCGAGTTGGCGGCCGGCCGGACCGGGCTGCCCACCTCGCGTGACTCCCAGTGGCGCTGGGCGCTGCCGCCGGCGGCCAGCCGACCGGTGGAGGTCCTGCCGGGCGGTGAGTTGCGCCGGCTGGCCGAGGCCGCCGCCGGCACCCTGCGTACGGCCACGACCCACGGCGTCGGAGGTCGGGCGGTGGGGCAGCGGACCCTGCGCGACGCTCTGCTGGATCATGTCGCCGTAGTGGTGACGCCGGACGACGCGCCTGACCGTCCGGTGGAGGTCACTCAGCGACTGGTGCAGGGGTTGATCCGGATGGGATTCCTGGGGTCCGCCCACGATTCGTCGAGCACTGACGATGTTCGGGTACGCGTGGCTGGCCGTTGGGTCGCCCTGGTGGGACCGTATGGAGCCGTCTGGTCGCAGAAGGCTATGGATCTTGCCCTGCAACCGCTTTCTGCTCCTCCGAAAGTATGATCACCCCTCAACCTTCTGGTTTGGGGCGGGCGTTGGGGGGATGCTTCGGTTCGACTGTCCGGGTACCGTCCATCCTCGGATCCAACCCACCGTATGCAACTGGATCCGCTGGGGAGTGAGGTGCGCGAGCGATGCCGTGGTGGTCATGGCGCCCCGGTCCCGCCAGTGGCGGCGACCCGGAAACTCGAAGCAGGGTCACAGTGGAGGAGGCCGTCAGAGTCGGGCCGCCGACGCCCCGTAAACCCGAGGATGACTGCCCGGCCGGGGAGCATCCCTTGATCGCCGACATGTCAGCTACTGTCGAACCGGTCACCCTGGGCCGCATCTGCGACGCCCTGGACCTGCTCGACGTGCGCTATCTCGCTGACGGGGACGGCAACCTGCTGGCCATGTGGGAGCGCCATGCGGTGCTGGTCGCCCTGGAAGGCCCCGAGGACGAGATCCTGGTGCTCCGGGCCCGCCCGCACGCGACCGTGCCGCCGGACTGGGCCGACCGGGCCTACCGGGTGGTCAACGAGTGGAACCACACCCGACGCTTCTGCAAGGCGTACGTCGGCGACGCCACCGAGCGGGGGCAGTTGCCGATCTACGCCGAGTTGCAGGTGCCACTCGCCGCCGGCGCCCACGACGCGCTGCTGGTCGAGTTGCTCGACTGCGGCGCCGCCGTCGCCACGAGTTTCGTCGACTGGCTGCACGACGAGGGTGCCCTGCTCTGACGAGGTCGCCCGGCCGTGACGGGGCCGCCCGGCCGTGACGGGGCCGCCCGGCCCTGACCTCGGCCGAGCACGGCACCCCGGTCGAGCTGCGGCCGGGGGCGTCGCTGCGGGGCCGCCGCCTAGCCGGCCGGGTCCTCCATGGCGTTGACCATGAAGTAGGCCGCCCGCTCCAGGTAGTTCCAGAGCTCCGTGGCGGTCGCCAGCGGCAGGTCGAGGCTGTCGACCGCCTGGCGCATGTGCCGCAGCCAGGCGTCCCGTTCGGCTGCGCCGATCCGGAAGGGCGCGTGCCGCATCCGCAGCCGGGGGTGGCCGCGTTGGGCGGAGTAGGTGTTCGGGCCGCCCCAGTACTGCATGAGGAACAGCCGCATCCGGTCGGCGGCCGGCTCCAGGTCCTCCGGGTACATCGGGCGGAGTAAGGGGTCGCCGGCGATGCCGGCGTAGAACTCATCGACCAGCTTGCGGAACGTGGGCTCGCCGCCGACGGCTTCGTACAGCGTCACCGCCTCGCCGCGGGGCTCGGACTCACCTGCGGGATTCACCCTTCCATCCTGCCAGGCATCGTCCGCCGGTGACCGGGCCGGGAGGCGCCGAGGGGGTGGTTCAGCTCACCGCGTGCCGGGGTCGACCCGGCCCGACACTGCCCGGATCCGGGTCCTCCGGCGGGGTGGCCGCCCCGGCAGGGGTCCGCTGAGCTGCCTCGACGGTGGCCGCCACGGTCTGCGCGTCGGGCCAGCTGCGGGCGACCAGGGCCATCAGCACCACCCCGGCGGCACTCCACAGACCGACCACGATCGGAATCGGGTAGTGCTCGGCCAGCAGACCGGTCGCCAGGACCGCGGCGCCCTGGATCACCTGGACCCCGGTGGCCATCACCCCGAAGGCCCGCGCCCGGTAGCCGTGCGGCAGGGCCTGGACGAAGAGGCTGTTCGCCACCGGCAGGATGCCGGCCACCGCGAACCCGCAGGCGGCGGCGAGCAGCGCCACCACCGCCGGTGGCGGGTCCAGCAGGGCGGGCACCAGCACCAGGGGGGCGATGACCGCCAGTGGACGCAGCAGCGCGATCCGCCGGGCCGGCGCCACCGCCCGGCCCATCAACAGCCCACCCAGGATGAACCCGACCGGGCTGGACGCCATGATCAGAGCCTGCGCCACACCGGCGTGCATCCCGCCGTCGGCGCGTTCGTTGGCCCAGGCGGCAGCCAACCCCTCGGGCACGATGGAGCAGAGCATGGCGCCGAAGACGAGGATCGCGATCGCCCGCAGCACCGGGGTACGGAACACCAGCTGGAACCCGTCGGCGGTCTCCCGGAGCAGGTGCCGCCGGTGGGTGCTGGGCATCGCCGGTGCCCGGTCGCGGACCCCGAAGCGGACCAGGGCCGCCGAGATGGCGAAGGCGGTGGCGTTCATCACCAGCGCGGCGGTGGTGTTGACGGTAGCCACCGCGGCACCGAGCAGGTAGCCGACCACCTGGGCGGCCTGCCCGACACTGGCATTGACCGAGATTCCGACGACGAGTCGGTCGCCCGGCAGGATCAGGGGCATCAACGCCGACCGGGCCGCCTGGCTCGGAGGATTCGCCAGGGTGGTGGCGAACAGCAGGGCCAGGATCAGCGGCACCGGAATCCCCGGGATGGCGATGAGCAGCATCAAGGCCATCCGGATGAGGTCACAGACCACCATGATCTGGCGGTAACGGTGCCGCTCGGCGATCGTGGCCAGCAGCGGCCCGCCGATCAGCCAGGGCAGGTAGCTGACCGCGAAGGCGGCGGCGGAGAGCGCTACGGAGTCGGTCTCCCGGTAGACGAGCAGGGTGACCGCCGCCTTGGCGACATAGTCGCCGATCCAGGTCAGCGTGCTGGCCAGGAAGACGGCGCGGTACTCCCCCTGGGCGAAGACCTCACGGAAAGTGGCCGGACCTTCCGGAGGAGGCCGCTCGTCCGACACCATCGCCTCCATCGGCCGGTGGCAGGCCACTCATGATGGCCGCCCCGAGGCCATCGTCAGATCTACGAATCAGCGAGGACGTGACCACGCTCGGGGAGCGCGTGCACCGGATTCTGCCCGATCGTCTGACAACTGGCTAGGGCGAACGGTTGGATCGTCGCATCTCTGACTGAACGAACGGACGATACCCGAGGGGCTGCTCGGCCGCGACCCCCTCGCCGTTTGCTCAGGTAGCCCCGCCCTGACCAGTCTCGTTGTCGTCCCGCAGGTACCCGGGCAGGGCCCGTACCGCAGCGATCCGGGCGGTGATTCCGGAATTTTCCAGAGCCTCCGCGAGCCGGCGGCGCAACTCCCGGCCCACGGCGCCCTGCCCGTCGGCGGTGGTCTTGACCACCGTGCGGATCACCGTGCCGTCCACCGTCACCTGCTCCACGCCGAGCACCTCGGGCGGTTCGACGATCGAGGCCGCCAACTCCGGGTCCACCGCGACGGAGGCGGCGGCGGTACGCAGCACCGCGGTGGCCTCCTCGTTGCCAGCGAAACCGATCGGCAGGTCGATCACCACCAGGGCCCAGCCCTGACTCTTGTTGCCCACCCGGACGATCTCCCCGTTGCGGATGTACCAGAGCACCCCCCGCCCGTCCCGGACGGTGGTGACCCGCAGGCCGACCGCCTCGACCACCCCGGTGGCCTCGCCCAGGTCGACGTTGTCGCCGACCCCGTACTGGTCCTCGATCAGCATGAACAGACCGGCGATCAGATCCTTGACCAGGCTCTGTGCGCCGAAGCCCAGGGCCACCCCGGCGATGCCGGCGCTGGCCAGCAGCGGCGCCAGGTCGAAGCTGAACTCCTTGAGCACCATCAGTACGGCGATGCCGAAGATGAACGCCGTACTCAGGCTGCGCAGCACGGAGCCGATCGCCTCGGCCCGCTGCCGACGCCGCTCAGGGACGAACTCGCCGGGCTCGGTGGCGGCGCTGGGGATGCGCTCACGCAGCGGCCGGAGCATGGTCGGTACGCCCGCGTCGCTGGTGGTGCGGACCAGTCGCCGGATCGTGCGGTGCACCAGCCAGCGGGTGGCGATCGCCAGCAACAGGATCAGGAGGATCCGCAGGGGCTTGACCAGGATCCAGTAGCTGCCCTCGGCGAACCACACGGAGTCAAAGTTGGTCCACACCCACTTGCAGACGATCTCGTTCAGGCACTCCGGACTGGGGGTCTCCTCCGCGGCCGGGGTGGAGGGGCCGGGGGAGGGGCTGAGCATGCTGACGGTCACCCTGATTTCGTACCGCAACCTCCCGGCGGGCCGGTGACCGACCCACCGCCGGGTGACCCCGGGCCCCGCCGACACCGAATCCCGGGCGAAAGCTCTGCGGGCTACCCAGGATTAGGGCGTGCATTCGCCGGTCCGATCAGGGACGATTGGCGCAACGGACGTCGGTGATTCGGCCGGCGTCGACATGGTGTATGGCTGTGTCCTGCACCGGTCGGCGGTGGCGAGTTGATAGCCGCTTGACCGGGAGGGTGACGCGATGCCTGACATACGACCCACGGTGGGCTCCGGCGCGCTGGTTCTCAACGCCACCTATGAGCCGCTGTGTGTCGTGTCGGTGCGTCGCGCCGCGATCCTCGTGCTCTCCGCCAAGGCGGTCTGTGTAGCCGACGGTGAGGGCATCCTGCACAGCGCCCGCAGCGCGTTACCGGTGCCCTCGGTGGTCCGGCTGACCCGGTTCGTCCGGGTTCCCTACCGAACCCATGTTGGTCTGTCCCGTCGGGCGATCTTCGCCCGGGACGGCTGGCGTTGCGCCTACTGCCGAGGGCCGGCCGAGACCATCGACCATGTCTTCCCGCGTAGCCGGGGCGGCCCACACGCCTGGGAGAACGTGGTCGCCGCCTGCGCCAGGTGCAACCACACCAAGGGCGACAAGACCCCCGCCGAGTTGGGCTGGCGACTGCACTCCCTGCCCACCGCACCCAAGGGCATCGCCTGGCGAGTACTCGGTCACCGAGCCCCCGACCCCCGCTGGGCCGACTGGCTAGACCTCCGCGAACCCGAAGCCGCCTAACCCCCCCCGGCTACCGCCTCAGCTTTCTCACCCCGCCGGCTACCGCCCGGGCCGCCGTCCCCGGCCAGCCACCGCCCCTGCCACCTCACCCCCGCTGGCTACCGCGGCCCCACCAGACGCACCCGCCACCGGACCGCGAAGCCGGTCGCCCGAGGGTTTGCGGGGGAGCCCGACCCGCGCAGGGATCAAGCCTGACCGCCCGGAGCGGGTCGGGCTCCCCCGCAAACCCCACAACCGCAACAGCATCACCGAGCCTCCACCAACGAAGCGAAGACGATCACATTGTCCGCGTACCCAGTCGAACCCCCGACCCAGCGCCCCCCACAGGTGATCAGCCGAAGCTGCGGCCGGCTGAAGTCGCCGAAGACCTCGTCGGCCGGCAGGGCCTCCTTGTCGTACCGGCCGACCCGGTCGACCTCGAAGACCGCGACCTTGCCGTCCGTGCGGGCCACCCCGACCTGGTCACCGGCCCGCAGTTGCCGCAGGTCCTGGAAGACCGCCGGCCCGGTGCTGGTGTCGACATGCCCGACGATGACGGCCGGGCCGTACTGGCCCGGTGAGGGGCCCTGGTCGTACCAGCCGGCCTCCTGGGCGCGTTCCGCGGTCGGTGCGGCGATGCTGCCGTCCGGAGCCACCCCGACTTCGTGCACCGGCGCGGCCAGGTCGATTTTGTTGATCTCGATGCCGACCGGTCGGCTCGCCGGCAGCAGCGGGAACTTCTTGGGCGGTGGTGCCAGCCCGGCGATGAAGCGGTCCGGTAGCAGGCTGAACCCGGTCAGTCGCTCGACCCCGAGCATCGTGACGATCAACAGCATCAGGCTGGCGATCAGGACCACGGGCAGTCCGGGGCCGCTGCGGAACCCGTTCCGGGTCGCCGCCGACCAGGCCCGACGGGCCCGTGGTGGCACCGGGGCGGTCGAGGGGTCCGGTGTGGTGACACTGGCCGTACCCATCTGCGCGGTGACCCGGCCGAGCCGGCCGGCCACGGCCACCGCCCTCCGCCAGACTCGGGTGCTCCGGCGGGTGGCGGTCGGCCGTGGGGCCGGACGCGGCTCGGGCACCGGTACGCGGTGGCCGATCATGGCGTCCGCCCTGGGTCAGGAACCGGTCCGGCGTCGGTTGCTGACCAGCCCGAAGACCACCGCTGCGGCTACCACCGCCACGCCGCCGAGCAGCAGGGTCGAGCCGGTGCCCGGTCCGGCGGTGCCACCACCTCCGGTGGCCGGGCCCTTGGTGGGTTGTTGCATGTTCAGCACGGTCAGGTTGGTGCTGGCGTTCTGGCCGTTGCCGCACCGCAGGTTCACCGGATAGTCCCCGGCGGCCTTGTTGCCCGGCACGGTGACCTCACCGGTCAGGAAGCCGTTGTCCGGTCGAAGGAAGACCCGGTTGAAGGCCTCCGACTCGACCTCGGCCTGCCGGTTGTTGGCGTTGTCGCAACTGGCCCGCAGGTGCACCCGGGAACCGGCCTGCACACTGTTCGGGGTCACCTCGATGAAGGTGTTCTCACCTGCTCGGGCCGGTGCGGCACCGAACAGGACGAACGCCCCGATCAGTGCGAACGCCCCGAGAAGTCGGACGATGGTCGAGGGTGCGTGCAGCACGCCTCCGTACGCTCGCAGACCCCGCATGATCCTCCCTCCCGGCACCGGCGCACCGGTCCTGCTGGGCTGACCCGCGGTGCTTTCCCCCTGCTCCGCCCACTAACCCGGCAGGGGTGTCAAGCGGGGGTCCGTCCTCTGCCGGCGGGGTTGGCGGAAGGTCCTTCCTTGCATCGGGTCAGGGGCTGCCAGTTGAGGGGGGAGGAGAGCACCATGGTGCTCGACGGCTGGCCGTACGGGGCCAGTCGGTCGATGACCCCCTCGAACTCCCCGATCGAACCGGCCGCGACCTTCAGCACGCTGCAGGCGTCCCCGGTGATCCGGTGGATCTCCAGGATCTCCGGCCAGGTGGCGACCTCGGGGTCGTGCAGGATGCACCGGGTCCCGTAGCAGGACATCCGGATCAACGCGACGACCGTCCGTCCGGCCCGGGTCAGGTCGACATGCGCGTGATAGCCGGTGATCACCCCGCTCTCCTCCAGCCGGCGGACCCGCTCCGCCACCGCAGGTGGGGACAGGTGCACCCGGCGGGAGAGTTCGCTGAAGGACAACCGTGCGTCGGCCTGCAACTCACGTAGCAGGGCCCAGTCCATCTCGTCCACGCGTAGACCTTACGTCTGACAAGTCAATTACCGCTATCGCCTCACGTTCGGCAGGTCCTCCGGGCGTACCGCCGTTGAAGAGGCATTCCATCCGGGGGTGACGCCGAGAGATCATGTCTGGAATCGCCAGCCAGGAAGGAGTGGACGGATGGAGCAGACCGAGCTGCGCCCGGGAACCCGGACGGCGGTGCGTCCGGTGACCGGTAAGCAACGGGCGGCCCGTGCCGCCCGCAACGGCGGCGAGCCGACCCTGGAGTTCGCCGAACGGGTGCCGTACGACGCCTATGTGCAGGCCAGCACACTGCACAGACTGCAACAGCCGCTGAGTGACGACCCCGGCGAGATGTCCTTCCTGATGGTCAGCCAGATCATGGAGCTGTACTTCGGGTTGACCTGCCACGAGCTGCGGGAGACCTCCCGACTGCTGCGCGCCGACCGGGTCTGGGAGGCCCTGGCCCCGCTGCGCCGGGCCGCCCTGCACCTGGAGGCCCTCAACGCCGCCTGGCACGGGTTGCGCTGGATGACCCCGGCCGACTTCAACCGCTTCCGCAACCTGCTCGGCGAGGGCTCCGGCTTCCAGTCGGCCATGTATCGGCACCTGGAGTTCCTGCTGGGGCTGCGGGACACCACCCTGATCCGGCCCTTCCGCCGGCAGACCGAGGTGTACGCCGAACTCAACGCGACCCTGGCCGCCCCCAGTGTCTGGGACGAGGTGGTCGCCCTGCTGGCCCGGCAGGGACACGAGATCCCCGCCGAGCTGCTGGAGCGGGAGGTCCGCGAGGAGCACCAGCCGCACGCCGCGGTGGAGGCGGCCTGGGTCCGCATCTACGCCGACAACGGCCCGGACAACCACCTGCGGATGCTCGGCGAGGCGCTGACCGAGGTTGCCGAGCAGTTCGGTGACTGGCGGCACCACCACGTCAAGGCGGTGCAGCGGACCATGGGCGCCAAGGTCGGCAGTGGTGGTTCGGCGGGGCTGGCCTGGCTGCAACGCAGCATGGCCCGGGTGGTCTTCCCCGAGCTGTGGTCGGCTCGGACGGCGATGTGAGGCGAGGATGAACCAGAACGAGACCATGAGTGCCGGTGAGGCCGAGGCGCTGCGCCTGGACGCCGCCGAGCCGGGCCACCGGCACCTGTTCCATGTGCCCCCGGCCGACGGCGGGCGCTACCCGGAGACCGCCTACCTGGCGGGCAACTCCCTGGGCCTGCAACCCAAGGCCACCCGTACGGAGCTGCTGGCCGACCTGGAGTCCTGGAGCCGGCTGGGGGTCGAGGGCCACCTGGAGGCGGAACGCCCCTGGCTGCCGTACCACGAGTTGTTGACCGCCCCGGCGGCCCGCCTGGTCGGCGCCCGGCCCAGCGAGACCGTGGTGATGAACTCCCTGACGGTCAACCTGCACCTGCTGATGGTCAGCTTCTACCGGCCCTTCGGGGAGCGGACCCGGATCGTCATCGAGGACACCGCCTTCCCCTCGGACAGCTACGCGGTGCGCAGCCAGGCCCGGTTCCACGGGCTGGACCCGGACACCACAGTGGTCCGGCTGACCCCCCGTCCCGGTGAGGAGAACCTGCGTACCGAGGACGTGACCGCCTTCCTGGCGGCGGAGGGCCACACGGTGGCGCTGGTGCTGCTCGGCGGGGTCAACTACCTCACCGGCGAGCTGATGGACATCCCCACCATCACCGCCGCCGCCCGGGCCGCCGGTGCGGTCGTCGGTTGGGACCTGGCGCACGCGGCCGGCAACGTGCCGCTGTCGCTGCACGACTGGGAGGTCGACTTCGCGGCCTGGTGCTCGTACAAGTACCTGAACTCCGGTCCCGGGGCCCTGGGCGGGGTGTTCGTGCACGAGCGGCACCACGGAGATCCCGCCCTGCACCGGTTCGAGGGCTGGTGGAGCACGGCGGCGCAGACCCGGTTCGAGATGACCCCGGTGAGTCGGCCCCCGGCCACGGTCGAGGCCTGGCAGATCTCCAACCCCCCGATCTTCGCGATGGGCCCGGTCCGTACCTCCCTGGAGTTGTTCGACTCGGTCGGGATGCCGGCGCTGCGCGAGCGGAGCCTGCGGCTCACCGGCTACCTGGAGCGGCTGCTCGACGAGGTGGTCGCCGACCGGCCGTTGACCGTGGTCACCCCCCGAGACCCCGGCCGGCGCGGCTGCCAGCTGTCGGTACGCATCGGCGAAGGCACCGCGAACGAACTGACCAAGCGGCTGCGGTACGAGCACGGGGTGATCGCGGACGCCCGGCAGCCGGACATCGTCCGGTTCGCCCCGGTGCCGCTCTACTCGACGTACCACGACTGCTGGCGAGTCGCCGAGGCCCTGGCCGCGACGGTGGAGGTGAACGCGTGAACACCCGGCACGACGAGATCGCGGTGGTGGGGGCCGGACTGGCCGGCTGCCTGCTGGCCTGCTACCTGGCTCGGCGGGGGCACGCGGTTGCCCTGTACGAGCGGCGACCGGACCCGCGGGTAGGGACCCCGGAGCGGGGCCGCTCGATCAACCTGGCTCTCTCCGAGCGGGGCCTGGACGCGCTGCGCCGCATCGGCCTGGACGAGCAGGTGATGGCCGACGCCCTGCCGATGCGGGGCCGGATGGTGCACCCGGTGGCCGGTGAGCCGGACTTCCAGCCGTACAGCGCCGAGGGCGATCGGGCGATCAACTCGATCAGCCGGGGGGCGTTGAACAACGCCCTGCTGGACGCCGCCGCCAAGCTGCCGCAGGTGCGGATCGCCTTCGACCACCGGCTGGTCGGGCTGGACCCGGACACCGCCCAGATGACCTTCGAAACCCCGCAGGGCACGGTCACCGCGAACGCCCGGGTCGTGCTCGGCGCCGACGGCGCCGGTTCGGCCGTACGCGGACAGCTGCTGGAACACGGCCTGCTCACCGAGAGCGTCGACTTCCTCGACTACGGCTACAAGGAACTCACCATCCCTGCGGTGGGTGGGGACTTCGCCCTGGACCCGGGTGCCCTGCACATCTGGCCGCGCGGCACCTCGATGATGATCGCCCTGCCGAACCCGGACCGCTCCTTCACCTGCACCCTGTTCTGGCCCAACCACGGCACCGCCAGCTTCTCCTCGTTGGGCAGCAAGGCGGCGATCGAGCGGTACTTCGCCCAGCACTACCCGGACCTGCCGCCGCTGGCCCCGAACCTGGTCGACGACTACCAGCACAACCCGGTAGGGGTGCTCGGCACGGTGCGGTGCGACCCGTGGCAGTTCAACGGGCGGGTGGGTCTGCTCGGCGACGCCGCGCACGCCATCGTGCCCTTCTACGGCCAGGGGGCGAACTGCGCCTTCGAGGACGTGGTCGAGTTGGACAACTGCCTCGACGAGTGCGGCGACGACTGGGCGGCGGCCCTGCCGCTGTACCAGCAGCGTCGGCAGGACAACGCCGAGGCGATCGCCCGGATGGCGCTGGCCAACTTCGTGGAGATGCGCGACAAGGTCGCCTCCCCGGTGTTCCAGACCCGGAAGAAGGTGGAGCACGCCTTGGAGCGGGCCTTGCCGGGCCGCTACGTCTCCCAGTACGAACTGGTCTCCTTCACCACCGTCCCGTACGCCCAGGTGCGTCGCCGGGTCCGCCGGCAGTACCAGGTGCTCGGTGCGGTCGCCGCCGGTGCGGCCGCGGTGCTGGCGGGTGCGGTGCTGGCTCTCGGTCGCCGGAGGCGAGGATGACCCTGTGGGATTCCCGGCTGATGTCCGGCCACGCGCCGGAGGGCCCCGGGCTGCTGCGCAACTTCGTCGGCGGCGAGTTCGTCTCGACCGGTGACCGGTTCACCAAGCGCAGCCCGGTGACCGGTGAGCCGGTCTTCGAGGTGGTCGAGGCCGACCGTTCCATGGTGGACGATGCGGTGGCCGCCGCCCGGGCGGCGCTGCGCGGGCCGTGGGGACGGATGGGGGAGCGGGAAC from Micromonospora sp. NBC_01739 includes:
- the ettA gene encoding energy-dependent translational throttle protein EttA; this encodes MAQFIYVLDKARKAHGDKVVLDNVTLNFLPGAKIGVVGPNGAGKSSLLKIMAGWDQPSNGEARLMPGYTVGMLAQEPPLNEAKTVLGNVEEAVAETKAKLERFNAIAEQMATDYSDELMEEMGRLQEELDNADAWDIDSKLELAMDALRCPPPDAEVTQLSGGERRRVALCKLLLEAPDLLLLDEPTNHLDAESVQWLEQHLAKYPGTVLAITHDRYFLDNVAGWILELDRGRAIGYEGNYSTYLEKKAARLSVEGRRDAKMKKRLSEELEWVRSNAKARQTKSKARLDRYDEMAAEAEKTRKLDFEEIQIPPGPRLGNTVIEAQNLTKAFGDRVLIDNLSFSLPRNGIVGIIGPNGVGKTTLFKTIVGLEQPTSGSVRVGETVSLSYVDQNRQGLDGDKTVWEVVSDGLDYLMVGKVEMPSRAYIAAFGFKGPDQQKPTKVLSGGERNRLNLALTLKIGGNVILLDEPTNDLDVETLSSLENALLEFPGCAVVISHDRMFLDRVATHILAWEGDEENPAKWFWFEGNFEAYEKNKVDRLGAEAARPHRVTYRKLTRD
- a CDS encoding acyl-CoA thioesterase encodes the protein MADRFIYHCTLRWSDLDAYGHVNNARFLTLYEEARVALMFVGARARGIDSFADGVVIRRHEVDYLRPVDYSLARASAEAAPTVRIEMWVERVRAASFILGYEMYDGELLVSQARSVLVPFDLVRQVPRRLTEQERALLLEYAPDEVA
- a CDS encoding YbjN domain-containing protein → MPWWSWRPGPASGGDPETRSRVTVEEAVRVGPPTPRKPEDDCPAGEHPLIADMSATVEPVTLGRICDALDLLDVRYLADGDGNLLAMWERHAVLVALEGPEDEILVLRARPHATVPPDWADRAYRVVNEWNHTRRFCKAYVGDATERGQLPIYAELQVPLAAGAHDALLVELLDCGAAVATSFVDWLHDEGALL
- a CDS encoding globin, whose protein sequence is MNPAGESEPRGEAVTLYEAVGGEPTFRKLVDEFYAGIAGDPLLRPMYPEDLEPAADRMRLFLMQYWGGPNTYSAQRGHPRLRMRHAPFRIGAAERDAWLRHMRQAVDSLDLPLATATELWNYLERAAYFMVNAMEDPAG
- a CDS encoding MFS transporter — protein: MVSDERPPPEGPATFREVFAQGEYRAVFLASTLTWIGDYVAKAAVTLLVYRETDSVALSAAAFAVSYLPWLIGGPLLATIAERHRYRQIMVVCDLIRMALMLLIAIPGIPVPLILALLFATTLANPPSQAARSALMPLILPGDRLVVGISVNASVGQAAQVVGYLLGAAVATVNTTAALVMNATAFAISAALVRFGVRDRAPAMPSTHRRHLLRETADGFQLVFRTPVLRAIAILVFGAMLCSIVPEGLAAAWANERADGGMHAGVAQALIMASSPVGFILGGLLMGRAVAPARRIALLRPLAVIAPLVLVPALLDPPPAVVALLAAACGFAVAGILPVANSLFVQALPHGYRARAFGVMATGVQVIQGAAVLATGLLAEHYPIPIVVGLWSAAGVVLMALVARSWPDAQTVAATVEAAQRTPAGAATPPEDPDPGSVGPGRPRHAVS
- a CDS encoding mechanosensitive ion channel family protein translates to MTVSMLSPSPGPSTPAAEETPSPECLNEIVCKWVWTNFDSVWFAEGSYWILVKPLRILLILLLAIATRWLVHRTIRRLVRTTSDAGVPTMLRPLRERIPSAATEPGEFVPERRRQRAEAIGSVLRSLSTAFIFGIAVLMVLKEFSFDLAPLLASAGIAGVALGFGAQSLVKDLIAGLFMLIEDQYGVGDNVDLGEATGVVEAVGLRVTTVRDGRGVLWYIRNGEIVRVGNKSQGWALVVIDLPIGFAGNEEATAVLRTAAASVAVDPELAASIVEPPEVLGVEQVTVDGTVIRTVVKTTADGQGAVGRELRRRLAEALENSGITARIAAVRALPGYLRDDNETGQGGAT
- a CDS encoding HNH endonuclease, with the translated sequence MPDIRPTVGSGALVLNATYEPLCVVSVRRAAILVLSAKAVCVADGEGILHSARSALPVPSVVRLTRFVRVPYRTHVGLSRRAIFARDGWRCAYCRGPAETIDHVFPRSRGGPHAWENVVAACARCNHTKGDKTPAELGWRLHSLPTAPKGIAWRVLGHRAPDPRWADWLDLREPEAA
- a CDS encoding class F sortase, whose product is MIGHRVPVPEPRPAPRPTATRRSTRVWRRAVAVAGRLGRVTAQMGTASVTTPDPSTAPVPPRARRAWSAATRNGFRSGPGLPVVLIASLMLLIVTMLGVERLTGFSLLPDRFIAGLAPPPKKFPLLPASRPVGIEINKIDLAAPVHEVGVAPDGSIAAPTAERAQEAGWYDQGPSPGQYGPAVIVGHVDTSTGPAVFQDLRQLRAGDQVGVARTDGKVAVFEVDRVGRYDKEALPADEVFGDFSRPQLRLITCGGRWVGGSTGYADNVIVFASLVEAR